The DNA segment ACCCCACCATGCTGCCGCCCAAAGCCCTGCTCGATACCCTCGCGTCCCACGCCTCGCGCCTGTTCAGCGGTGACAGCCCGCTGCCGCGCACCGAGGTCGAGGCCCAGTTCAAGGTTCTGCTGCAGAGTGCCTTCGGCAAGCTCGACCTGGTCAGCCGCGACGAGTTCGACAGCCAGATGGTGGTGCTCGCCCGCACCCGAGCGCGCCTGGAGGCCCTGGAGGCCAAAGTCGCGGAGCTGGATGCCAAGCTGAACCCGCCGTCGGCCGAGTAACCCCGGTCCGACCGGCGGGCCGATCAAGGAGTGATCATGTCCCTGGCCATCGTCCACAGTCGCGCGCAGG comes from the Pseudomonas sp. TCU-HL1 genome and includes:
- a CDS encoding accessory factor UbiK family protein; this translates as MLPPKALLDTLASHASRLFSGDSPLPRTEVEAQFKVLLQSAFGKLDLVSRDEFDSQMVVLARTRARLEALEAKVAELDAKLNPPSAE